A region of Micromonas commoda chromosome 4, complete sequence DNA encodes the following proteins:
- a CDS encoding predicted protein, with amino-acid sequence MAALESFPPGPSSTGPTWPAQMTRRLGESLFLLNNRRITSEEHASEVAQVLDRIVNSESHGAVSKILALDTLRDAGLIGDAQLAAQKSTVLARRAASAAMRGASAGAPETERETDEDDGSEETDPWAFMAPEESRLARRVDRARAETEAQRARIAEMYRRERADARGEGARLGAQRPDGERPPRMSDEDDAAEPDDDTAGDYEPDDRDRRLASAAESAARAAAAAADIETFAREMESKHRIAFVGAGGIGGTAPGEGDKEGGMSLGFGPWDDAFRYDVAFAYRPNVQAESAPGDGDGDGDGDGTRREGSGGDERSGLFEVDRALARARRPWVREGGADDEEEGEASGRVVDSPPSADSDVERVDEDAAATTPAEDEKEDEDVGQSQSRQKSTAALLRAASAKEMKTKPKRAGFFARMFGGGGKKEGAKAEGAAVASVPEETDRREPEPPRRTTHFEAKVTFVGAPPKAPLRLAFVLERRVDGAVRVIEATLPAGALVTRGETSHRLVTAGGAGEGTQLARYDAVRVIVSFDASGSASSKAKPASAHVDSVSLAAFVVEGDAGTRSGANTKPALDAAQKTQLATFAVNGKVRRGKGVDPGLGEVRVAAAATREESAEEWAERRTKPKSEDEVPRRYWYSKSRKTSTFKEPAKYHPVETEGTWARINSPA; translated from the coding sequence ATGGCCGCTCTCGAGTCCTTCCCTCCCGGCCCATCGTCCACCGGACCGACCTGGCCGGCGCAGATGACGCGACGTCTCGGCGAGAGCTTATTCCTGCTCAACAACCGCCGAATAACCTCCGAGGAACACGCCTCCGAGGTGGCGCAGGTCCTCGACCGCATCGTCAACTCCGAGTCGCACGGTGCCGTCTCCAAgatcctcgccctcgacACGCtacgcgacgccgggctcATAGGCGACGCGCAGCTGGCGGCGCAAAAATCGACCGtcctcgcgaggcgcgcagcctccgccgcgatgcgcggagcgtccgcgggcgcgccggagacggagcgcgagacggacgaagacgacgggtCGGAAGAGACTGACCCATGGGCGTTCATGGCGCCCGAAGagtcgcgcctcgcgagacgcgtcgatcgcgcgcgagccgagaCGGAGGCGCAGCGAGCCCGGATCGCGGAGATGTAcaggcgcgaacgcgcggacgcgaggggggaaggcgcgcggctcggcgcgcagcGACCAGACGGGGAGCGACCACCGCGGATGTCCGACGAagatgacgccgccgaacccgacgatgacacagctggcgactacgaacccgacgaccgcgaccggcggctggcgtcggcggcggaatccgcggcgcgagccgccgccgccgccgcggacatcgagACGTTCGCGCGGGAGATGGAGTCGAAGCATCGCATCGCATTCGTCGGAGCGGGGGGAATCGGTggaacggcgccgggggaggGCGACAAGGAGGGAGGAATGTCGCTCGGGTTTGGTCCCTGGGACGACGCCTTCAGGTacgacgtcgcgttcgcgtacAGGCCGAACGTACAGGccgagtcggcacccggggacggggatggggacggggacggggacgggacgcgtcgggagGGTTCGGGAGGGGACGAGCGGTCGGGTCTCTTCGAGGTCGACcgagcgctcgcgagggcgcggcggccgtggGTGAGGgaggggggcgcggacgacgaggaggaagggGAGGCGagcggtcgcgtcgtcgattcgccgccgagcgccgactCGGACGTCGAAAgggtcgacgaggacgcggcggcgacgacgccggcggaggatgaGAAAGAGGACGAGGATGTTGGCCAGAGCCAAAGCCGACAAAAGTcaaccgccgcgctgctccgcgcaGCATCGGCGAAGGAGATGAAGACGAAGCCGAAGCGGGCGGGTTTCTTCGCCAGGATGTTCGGCGGTGGTGGTAAAAAAGAAGGGGCGAaagccgagggcgcggcggtcgcgtccgtcccggaGGAGACCGACCggcgcgagcccgagccgccgaggcgaacgacTCATTTCGAAGCCAAGGTGAcgttcgtcggcgcgccccccAAGGCTCCGTTGCGACTGGCGTTCGTCCTCGAgaggcgcgtcgacggggcggtTCGTGTCATCGAGGCGACGCTTCCCGCCGGTGCGCTCGTGACGCGCGGGGAGACGAGTCACCGGCTGGTcacggctggcggcgcgggcgaggggacacagctggcgcggtACGACGCCGTTCGGGTCATCGTGAGCTTtgacgcgagcgggtcggcgtcgtcaaaGGCcaagccggcgtcggcgcacgTCGACTccgtctcgctcgccgcgttcgtggTGGAAGGGGACGCTGGTACACGAAGTGGGGCGAACACTAAACCGGCTCTCGATGCGGCTCAGaagacacagctggcgacgttcgcggtCAACGGCAAGGTTCGCCGGGGTAAGGGCGTAGATCCGGGTCTCGGGGAGGtgagggtggcggcggcggcgactcgcgAGGAGAGCGCCGAGGAGTGGGCGGAGCGAAGGACCAAGCCCAAATCGGAGGACGAAGTCCCGAGGCGGTACTGGTACAGCAAATCCAGGAAGACGTCGACGTTCAAGGAACCCGCCAAGTACCACCCGGTCGAGACGGAAGGGACGTGGGCGCGAATCAACTCCCCGGCGTAG
- a CDS encoding predicted protein: MARKPLEEVTEDEFLADLVRTRCPRSILHPPARPDASRPRSHAAVSIFQRRPALPAIRAENHAPPTPVQISFLQAKGRFKLAPEGCDPESFPRRTLNGFKLDLFGLYRAVCVRGGFPRADRKKSDAPKLNWTRDVFTRLANHTDTHKATSVGHDLITHYQNYLAEYEDEHPEDVSVPDAGDDPVEFERCEPKQVGKLPEGAGGAGDGATGGRGRGGARRGPGRPRGSGRGARGGGRSRARVPRVKRRAASDFQVGCRVKVFWRAMDEWYSGVIEEQESSEGAEGAEGAEGADAAEPVVLSKVVYDDGDVEVLDLVGGVEKVVLLTYVDGSATSDAELEPVFEPEGDSEGDDSDEDLPGGGRGGGRRSTRDPRISVSRRTLAKEENAPTRAPGGGPGARELRRRNPARAAAAGAGGNANEDGEPDDARVRAVLERMKGNEAAKSLAELAADAEPPEEVFRVGYKMGARRAIACAAAVVAAAAARVGSNHVRSVTAVTAVRGDGVDPKERAKERTPELTATAAGGGGDGGAAAAAAAVGVAASGARERRVRKKNSKYADDSDDDEDKSAKKAKKKKKDGDDVDDKAAGEKAADGKGTKQDAKQDTKKGSKSKSESPGVEDRAAERSDALERELEDLRSEVAELRREKAIREEGERRGEKLARDAAKEGGAWDDPTASAAADPTLTRVLAALEEILAKEVFDPRVDDDDLDEAYDGEDELDLGAPCGDDDARGIDTDAVRAVLGVDASAERWRAERGYNPNALNNAAQTNRSFPPVPPGSAVLTAPPSAPPSAPPALPPLPVQSPADIVAAAYEEARQKRAAADDALANILDPVKLEQVQADAYNPKPTTTVGRLIKAANNAATRAERIAAGGGGDGRALRVAGIKRAGPGRPPGSTSRAKLVAKPAGTRPSQADMMERCGPGADDYEFRPPLGQSARAAAAKAFDTAKALDEKPSKDAKALDKKPNGGDGGEDGGEDGGLEKGVEKGGAVSWGDGGRVIDGDRALTGWLTKRGWGEYAAAFAAKGFTLAGLGSLTMQNLEDTVTDRADVREAIWGAIEAMRSREKDVGVRGREPARTPKSAKRPRTN, encoded by the exons ATGGCGCGCAAGCCCCTCGAAGAGGTCACCGAGGACGAGTTCCTCGCGGATCTGGTGCGCACCCGATGCCCCCGATCGATTCttcacccgcccgcgcgtcccgacgcgtctcgcccgcgctcgcaCGCGGCTGTTTCAATATTCCAGCGGCGACCCGCACTGCCCGCCATACGAGCTGAAAATCATGCGCCTCCAACCCCCGTGCAGATATCCTTCCTGCAGGCGAAGGGCCGGTTCAAGCTCGCGCCGGAGGGGTGCG ACCCCGAATCCTTCCCGCGTCGCACCCTGAACGGCTTCAAGCTGGACCTCTTCGGCCTGTACCGAGCGGTgtgcgtccgcggcggcttcccccgcgccgatcgcaaAAAGTCCGACGCGCCCAAGCTGAACTGGACCCGGGACGTGTTCACCCGACTGGCGAACCACACGGACACGCACAAGGCCACCAGCGTGGGCCACGACCTCATCACGCACTACCAGAACTACCTGGCGGAGTACGAGGACGAGCACCCGGAGGACGTGAGCGTACCAGACGCGGGTGACGACCCCGTCGAGTTTGAGCGCTGCGAGCCCAAACAAGTCGGCAAGCTCCcggagggcgccgggggtgCCGGCGATGGGGCGACGGGAGGgcggggccgcggcggcgcgcgccgcggacccgggcGTCCGAGGGgcagcgggcgcggggcgcggggtgggGGTAgatctcgcgctcgcgtgccCCGCGTGAAGCGCAGAGCCGCGTCTGATTTTCAGGTTGGCTGCCGCGTGAAGGTTTTCtggcgcgcgatggacgagtGGTACTCCGGGGTCATCGAGGAGCAGGAGAGCtcggagggtgccgagggtgccgagggtgctgagggtgccgacgccgccgagcccgtcgtcCTCAGCAAGGTGGTgtacgacgacggagacgtcgaggtgctcgacctggtcgggggcgtcgagaAAGTCGTCCTGCTGACGTACGTCGACGGTTCCGCaacctccgacgccgagctcgagcccgTCTTCGAGCCCGAAGGAGACTCCGAAGGAgacgactccgacgaagATCTAccgggcggaggacgcggaggaggacgccggtcGACTCGGGACCCTCGAATCTCCGTCAGTCGCAGGACCCTGGCGAAAGAGGagaacgcgccgacgagagcgcccggcggcgggcccggcGCCAGAGAGCTCAGACGAaggaaccccgcgcgcgccgccgccgccggcgcgggtggtAACGCGAACGAAGACggcgagcccgacgacgcgagggtccGGGCAGTGttg GAGCGGATGAAAGGtaacgaggcggcgaaatcgttggcggagctcgcggcggacgcggagcccCCGGAGGAGGTGTTCAGGGTCGGGTACAAGATGGGCGCCAGGCGGGccatcgcgtgcgccgccgccgtcgtcgccgccgcggccgcgcgcgtcggttcCAATCATGTTCGATCCGTTACGGCCGTTACAGCCGTTAGGGGTGACGGGGTCGATCCGAAGGAGCGGGCGAAGGAACGGACACCGGagttgacggcgacggcggcgggaggcggcggcgacggcggggcggcggcggcggcggcggcggtgggcgtcgccgcgtccggcgcgagggagcgccgcgtccggaaGAAAAACTCAAAGTACGccgacgactcggacgacgacgaggacaagtccgcgaagaaggcgaagaagaagaagaaggacggcgacgacgtcgacgacaaGGCGGCCGGCGAGAAGGCGGCCGACGGGAAGGGTACCAAGCAGGACGCCAAGCAGGACACCAAAAAGGGTTCCAAGTCAAAGTCCGAGTCCCCCGGGGTGGAagaccgcgcggcggagcgatCGGACGCGCTGGAACGAGAGCTTGAGGATCTCCGTTCCGAGGTGGCCGAGCTCCGGCGAGAGAAGGCGATCCGGGAGGAgggcgaacggcgcggggagaagctcgcgcgcgacgccgcgaaggagggcggcgcgtgggacgACCCGACCGCGTCCGCTGCCGCCGACCCGACTCTcacccgcgtcctcgccgcgctcgaagaGATCCTCGCCAAGGAAGTTTTTGACCCCagagtcgacgacgacgatttggACGAAGCGtacgacggcgaagacgagCTGGACCTGGGCGCCccgtgcggcgacgacgacgcgcgcgggatcgacaccgacgccgtgcgcgccgtgctcggcgtcgacgcctccgccgagcgGTGGAGGGCGGAACGCGGGTACAATCCAAACGCGTTAAATAACGCGGCGCAAACGAACCGAAGCTTTCCGCCGGTTCCTCCCGGATCCGCCGTCCTaacggcacccccgtcggcacccccgtcggcaccccccgcgctTCCCCCCCTCCCGGTCCAATCCCCCGCggacatcgtcgcggcggcgtacgagGAGGCTCGCCAGAAacgggccgccgcggatgacgcgTTGGCCAACATCCTGGACCCGGTCAAGCTCGAGCAAGTCCAGGCCGACGCGTACAATCCcaagccgacgacgacggtgggaCGGCTCATCAAGGCGGCGaacaacgcggcgacgcgcgcggagcgcatcgccgcgggcggcggcggcgacgggcgcgcacTGAGGGTGGCGGGTATCAAacgcgcgggtccgggccgcccgccggggtcgacgaGTCGAGCCAAGCTCGTCGCGAAACCCGCCGGTACCAGGCCGTCGCAGGCGGACATGATGGAGAGGTGCGggccgggcgcggacgatTACGAGTTCAGGCCGCCGCTGGGGcagagcgcgagggcggcggcggccaaggcgttCGACACGGCGAAGGCTTTGGATGAAAAACCATCCAAAGACGCAAAGGCTTTGGACAAAAAACCGAACGggggggacggcggcgaggacggcggcgaggacggcggcttGGAGAAAGGCGTGGAGAAAGGCGGGGCGGTTAGTtggggcgacgggggtcgTGTCATCGACGGGGACAGGGCGCTCACCGGCTGGCTCACCAAGCGGGGCTGGGGCGAGTACGCGGCTGCTTTCGCCGCAAAGGGGTTCAccctcgccgggctcggcTCGTTGACGATGCAGAACCTCGAGGATACCGTGACGGACCGAgcggacgtccgcgaggcgaTCTGGGGCGCCATCGAGGCGATGCGGAGCCGGGAAAAGGACGTCGGTGTCCGCGGGAGGgagccggcgaggacgccgaagTCGGCGAAGCGTCCGAGGACGAACTGA
- a CDS encoding predicted protein, producing the protein MARKRDVVARTLPIIVALAFAIATLNTSNRLSALRGEHGRLEQLHRIATSDLKKLMAQRDCKEKLDALEVTHAEDLATHVSETQMKIEEYEGANKDLRDELKACELAKSEARANEGEAMAKLESSRNEVKQFEQEISQMRAQGCREDPPAPDAPSSS; encoded by the coding sequence ATGGCCCGAAAGcgagacgtcgtcgcgcgcacaCTCCCCATCATAGTCGCCCTGGCCTTCGCGATAGCGACCCTCAACACCTCCAACCGGCTGTCCGCGCTGCGGGGTGAGCACGGCAGGCTGGAGCAACTCCATCGGATCGCGACGTCGGACCTCAAGAAGCTCATGGCGCAGCGCGACTGCAAGGAGAagctggacgcgctcgaggtgacGCACGCGGAGGACCTCGCGACGCACGTCAGCGAGACGCAGATGAAGATCGAAGAGTACGAGGGCGCGAACAAGGACCTGCGGGACGAGCTGAAGGCGTGCGAGCTGGCGAagagcgaggcgagggcgaacgAAGGGGAGGCGATGGCCAAGTTGGAGTCGTCGAGGAACGAGGTGAAACAATTTGAGCAGGAAATTTCGCAGATGAGAGCGCAGGGATGCAGGGAGgatccgcccgcgccagacgcgccgtcgtcgtcgtag
- a CDS encoding predicted protein, which translates to MEEDDVPHADIELDAGAEPGEFESRLLSLLRRLLPEWVDVRDIAVEPITGGITNELTLAIPTVHAPGSREGDETRRGGGGEGRVEPVVVRVFGNGTDAFLDRAAENRAVRALNAHGFGATCLATFANGRVEEALTRLRPMTPAEMPSPGGAAAIAGAMARLHSLPLDVVPVSTSAPTSAPTSAPIGTRRTTYDVLREWLRNAKAWDFRPAAAAARGSTVEAMRAARDALGLDDIDIDDEVGRLEAAAAAHAARVGVGGACSVSISDASAFVPLHNDALAGNFLVDPFWDAKSGKPPREMRTIDFEYICVGPRGFDVANHFIEHAGFECDWSLLPDADTRFRFYRAYQSSLDVYQSRPPSQTDAASAAAGDSIESMELEVALMTPVSHLWWGLWAVMQATTSTIDFDYLGYAAKRLEAFRETRTTSLERRVQVTS; encoded by the exons ATGGAAGAAGACGACGTTCCCCACGCGGACATCGAACTGGACGCCG GCGCCGAGCCGGGCGAGTTCGAGTCCCGACTGCTCTCGCTGCTCCGCCGGCTGCTTCCCGAGTGGGTGGACGTCCGTGATATCGCCGTGGAGCCCATCACCGGGGGCATCACAAACGAGCTGACGCTGGCGATCCCGACGGTGCACGCACCCGGgtcgcgcgagggagacgagacacggcgtggaggaggaggagaaggaagGGTCGAACCCGTGGTGGTTCGGGTGTTCGGCAACGGAACCGACGCCttcctcgaccgcgccgcggagaaccgcgccgtgcgcgcgctcAACGCCCACGGCTTCGGCGCGACGTGCCTCGCCACCTTCGCCAACGGCAgggtcgaggaggcgctcacGCGGCTGCGGCCGATGACGCCGGCGGAGATGCCTTCGCCGggcggagcggcggcgatcgcgggcgccatggcgCGGCTCCACTCGCTcccgctcgacgtcgtgccGGTGTCCACCTCGGCACCTACCTCGGCACCCACCTCGGCACCCATCGGCACCCGAAGGACGACGTacgacgtcctccgcgaaTGGCTTCGAAACGCGAAGGCGTGGGATTTTCGacccgccgcagccgccgcgaggggatCCACCGTGGAGGCGatgcgagccgcgcgggacgcgctggggctcgacgacatcgacatcgacgacgaggtgggacggttggaggcggcggcggcggcgcacgcggcgcgggtgggtgTTGGAGGCGCGTGTTCGGTATCGAtatccgacgcgtccgcgtttGTCCCGCTGCACaacgacgccctcgccggtaACTTCCTCGTCGACCCCTTCTGGGACGCCAAATCCGGaaagccgccgagggagaTGCGGACGATAGACTTCGAGTACATCTGCGTCGGGCCGAGGGGTttcgacgtcgcgaaccACTTCATCGAGCACGCGGGGTTCGAGTGCGACTGGTCGCTGCTGCCGGATGCGGATACGAGGTTTCGGTTTTATCGCGCCTACCAATCGTCCCTCGACGTGTACCAATCGCGTCCACCTTCGCaaacggacgcggcgtccgcggcggcgggggattCGATCGAATCGATGGAGCTGGAGGTGGCGCTGATGACGCCGGTGTCGCACCTGTGGTGGGGGCTGTGGGCGGTGATgcaggcgacgacgagcacgaTCGATTTCGACTACTTGGGGTACGCGGCAAAGAGGCTCGAGGCGTTTCGGGAGACCAGGACGACATCTTTGGAACGTAGAGTACAAGTGACTAGCTAA
- a CDS encoding predicted protein: MPTRRGAAASATPGTLTGQISMSDVLLQTLGDEASMDAAQFSQRVGDLFKEQPALGRGEGAPLSRQGSLGGGRSSGRSARITASNVSGDTSNSGKTAQEIWHDIMSAPPATGDGPGWKRQQSATQGQAALGALASGLSGLGTLLQGGATLGSGAFPGGSLISQASLDKLVAEHPAKTVTKTTKEWVDLLVNSANPAPLRGIAGSQKVALENAALEVMAAPPRGTRSKDKGPASPGKAGSAAAAAAAPAAKETKKRGRVAIESDRPIVNLPPKKKGRRRKGEVDTETEEEKRLRAEERQRKNRESAARSHRRKAQHAEELEKRSRDQEKKISELEKENAKLRRQLSEAKEKLKKSGLGSPGGSLKRTSSARS; encoded by the coding sequence ATGCCGACGCgcaggggcgccgcggcttccgccACGCCCGGGACCCTCACCGGGCAGATCAGCATGAGCGACGTGCTCCTCCAGACCCTGGGCGACGAAGCTTCGATGGATGCCGCGCAGTTCTCGCAGCGCGTGGGCGACCTCTTCAAGGAGCAGCCCGCTctgggccgcggcgagggcgcgcctcTGTCCAGGCagggcagcctcggcggcgggcggtcGTCCGGCCGCTCCGCGCGAATCACCGCGTCGAACGTCAGCGGCGACACCTCCAACTCCGGCAAGACGGCGCAGGAGATATGGCACGACATCATGAGCgcaccccccgcgacgggcgacgggcCGGGCTGGAAGCGCCAGCAATCCGCGACGCAGGGCCAGGCGGctctcggcgcgctcgcgtccggtTTGTCCGGCCTCGGCACTCTCctccagggcggcgcgaccctCGGGTCCGGAGCCTTCCCGGGGGGCTCGCTCATCTCGCAGGCGTCCCTGGACAAGTTGGTCGCGGAACATCCCGCCAAGACTGTCACCAAGACGACGAAGGAGTGGGTGGACCTGCTCGTCAACTcggcgaaccccgcgccgttGCGAGGAATCGCGGGGAGCCAGAAGGTGGCGCTGGAGAACGCCGCGTTGGAGGTCATGgcagctccgccgcgagggaccaGGAGCAAAGATAAGggaccggcgtcgcccgggaaggcgggctcggcggcggcggcggcggcggcgccggcagCCAAGGAGACCAAGAAGCggggccgcgtcgcgatcgagtCAGATCGCCCGATCGTCAACCTACccccgaagaagaagggcagGCGGCGCAAGGGCGAGGTCGACaccgagacggaggaggagaagaggcttcgcgccgaggagcgccagCGTAAGAAcagggagagcgcggcgaggtcgcaCCGGCGCAAGGCGCAgcacgcggaggagctcgagaagcgGTCTCGGGACCAGGAGAAGAAGATAtcggagctcgagaaggagaACGCCAAGCTGCGGCGGCAGCTGAGCGAGGCCAAGGAGAAGTTGAAGAAGAGCGGGCTGGGTTCGCCCGGCGGAAGCCTCAAGCggacctcgtccgcgaggtcgtgA
- a CDS encoding predicted protein — protein sequence MSRYALTISLFAIFACTASAANWKTTEEICDAYGSYNCVFATADDSGSVTVHYQPKAGCEALDGCYYTNNKCYSNSTHETTWGNMASHFIAVAGNSSVHDECKTKTTEATCPSGTCFWDGTDSTCNGSFDSWVAHGTSANAPEAMMGYLKVSLTSSRTCSPLNTNSTCNANKVCMWAKTISYPSGYCYLTEEAAIGFMASACPTEAGYGASVMNITLAEAQAIVAVSQAGDVTRGALLFAAFTALLVLGV from the coding sequence ATGAGCCGATACGCTTTAACCATCTCGCTCTTCGCAATCTTCGCGTGTACTGCCTCAGCGGCAAATTGGAAGACCACTGAGGAAATATGCGACGCCTATGGATCCTACAATTGCGTCTTTGCCACCGCGGATGACTCAGGCTCAGTCACTGTCCACTACCAGCCAAAGGCTGGGTGCGAGGCTTTGGACGGCTGCTACTATACTAATAATAAGTGCTACTCGAATTCCACTCACGAGACCACGTGGGGCAACATGGCATCCCATTTCATTGCTGTGGCTGGTAACAGTTCCGTTCATGATGAATGCAAAACAAAAACCACGGAAGCCACATGCCCTTCTGGTACCTGTTTTTGGGATGGAACTGACTCTACCTGCAACGGCTCTTTTGACTCTTGGGTCGCCCACGGTACGAGCGCAAATGCCCCCGAAGCCATGATGGGTTACCTGAAGGTCTCACTTACGTCAAGTCGTACCTGCTCTCCGTTGAACACGAACTCAACATGCAACGCCAACAAGGTCTGTATGTGGGCGAAAACTATATCTTATCCCTCTGGGTATTGCTATTTGACGGAAGAGGCAGCCATCGGTTTTATGGCCTCAGCGTGCCCAACTGAAGCTGGATATGGTGCGTCGGTTATGAACAtcaccctcgccgaggcccagGCCATCGTAGCTGTCTCCCAAGCCGGCGAtgtcacccgcggcgcgctcctttTCGCCGCCTTTACCGCCCTCCTCGTTTTAGGCGTGTGA